Genomic DNA from Chitinispirillum alkaliphilum:
TGATAAGCACAGTACGGGAATTATTCTTGTCCATGTTTTTTCACTGGTTGTGTCAACATTCTGTTTGCATTTGATTCCCTTACAGGCTCTCCCGCCGAAAGACTGAGTTGTAAAGTGATGACATACCAAATAGCCCCGTTCATAAATACCCGATCTGCAGAGTCATTCTGGATAAAACCAAATGCAGCATTATTAAATGTTATTAGGGTAAACCTAACCAGGGAGGGTGCAGCATGGACAATTCTTATCGGGCTATTCTCTTGCAAAAGAAAAATCCCCGCAGCATTATAAATGAGAAACATGGCGAGAAACGAACGAGTGTGGGGGATGTCCCCTAAAAGTCTATGACGAGTGAGAAACGGTAAGTGTACGGTGAGCCTGAATGAACTGTCCGCATTAGCCAGAATACCTCTGATTCAATTTCTGTCTCTGTTTTTATTAAAATTTGATTGTTATTATGAGTCTCAGGTACCCGTCACTCCCTTTCTCCAAACTCGATCAAAACATTGATAAGAAATTTCGCTGAATTTAATTTCCTACCGTCTGATATTCATTTTTCAGGATTAAGTACTGAAGGTCAGATGTGAAAGCAAATTGCAGAGGAAATCACGGTTCCCACATCCCTTTGTTAAAAAAGTGGAACAGGTGGATATTCCGTCCATTAGATTTACATGTCATTTTTGCAGTCTTTTGGGCTGCAGAGTTTAGATAAGCCGCGGCCTGTATTTTTAAACTTCTGTGAATTAATGATGCAAGTCAAGTTTTACCGAACTTGCTTTTGATTATTGAAAGGGGAAGAGGATGAAAGTTGTTGGAGTTTGTGGAAGTCCCAAAAAAGAAAATAGCACAACCCTTTTTGGCCTGGAACAAGCCATGAAGGCAGTTAAACAGTGTGGAGTCGAGACTGAGATCGTACAGCTTTCCCACCACACATTCTCAGGCTGTATTGACTGTGGCAAATGTCGCGAGAAATACACCTGTTCACTCAACGATGATTTTACCAAAGTTTTACTGCCAGCACTAAAAGATCAAGACGTCAAGGGGTTGATTCTGGCCTCTCCGGTCTATTTTGGCGGTGTGACCTCACAGATGAAAATGTTTATCGATCGCTGTGTTCTATTCAGAAGAAACGGTTTCAGGTTCGAGAATCTGATTGCCGGAGTGTTGGCGGTGGGCCGTTCAAGAAATGGGGGACAGGAGCTGACTGCAATCGATCTTGTAAAGAATGCAATGATTCAGGGTATGACTGTCGTATCGGATGCTTCACCTACAAGCCATTTCGGGGGGATATTATGGAGTGGAAATCCCGGGGGAATCGAAAATGATGAGGTCGGTATCAAAACGGCAGAAAATTTGGGTAAAAGAGTTGGGGAACTGGTGAAAAAGGTGTTTGGGTAGACAGAGTATACACCGTATTACATAAAGCAAATGCCTCTGCCATATTGTATTCTTGTCAAATGAGGTTTTGATGTGCAAAGAACAGATTCTCCGGGACCACTCTGGAAAATTTTTCAGATAATAACATGTTGTTTGCGTACAGGGACATATTCCTGAAGTGACACTCACGGAAAAAGAGGTGGGAATGAAATTATTGCAGAAAAATTTTGCATATCCGCAGCCCGGCATGAGGGTCGGTTTGAAGAATGGGGGCAAATGTGATCCATCACCTTATTGAAAGTACAATAGGTATAGCGGCTAAACAGGTTTTTTCTCTGCTGATTCGTTTGGGTTCTGTTTCACTGTTTATCATCTTGCTTGGTATCATAGGTGAAGCATACTCAACAGATCAAAGCCATCCACCAGTCCTTCTCACAGATCCCCTTATCCCGGCAAGCCCCGACATGCTCAGGCTTGGGCTCTGGGGCTCTGTATCAGTACAGGCAGAAATAGATTCGGGTGGATTTGTCATTTCTGCCTTGGTAGAACCATCAGGTAATCAGGCGTTTGATTCATTAGTTAAGGACAGGGTTGAATCTGCACACTTCACTCCTGCTATTGTAAATGGAAGGGCTGTTGCATCAACTGTCAGTTTTGAAGTTGTAGTACCATACGATTCGCTCCTGGCGCAGTGTTCACGCCTTACCCCCAACTTTACTGGCATCGTGGTCGACACCACACATTTTACACCTGTTCCAAATGCTCGCATTCTGCTTCACTACAGTGATACCACCCGGGATACATCCATTGCGATCGGGTTCAATAACTACCTCTCCATCATCGGGAAACTGACACAACAGAAATTCAAGGAAAATAGTCTGGTAACTGTCACCGATTCCCTGGGACATTTCACATTCAGACTTCTTCCATACGGACCATTTACCCTTTCGGTTCAGTCGCAAGGTTATGAGATCGGCAATTTCCGCGATTCGATTACCGGAGATGAGCTACGGCATAGCCGTTACGTTCTCGATCCGATCGGGGATATATCAAAGGATGATACATATGAGATAACCGTATACGGGCGTTCGGATTTGTCAGAGGAACTTATTAACATTGCAGAACAGGAAAGAATGGTGGGTTTTTCGCCCTATCTGAGCCATGTTGTGCAGGCAAAAAGCGAAATTCGCCGCTTGCCTGAGGGCCCCTCAAAGATGATGGTCAGGTCGGGCAGCCCTTACGATAATGTGTATCTCATTGCCGGTATACCAATGCTTGCCCCATTTCACTTTGGAGGTCACCCATATGCTGATATTGATGGTTTGATGATTTCGGGACTTGAAGATGTAAGAGTAATAATTAACGATATAGCGGCAATCAGGCTGGATGTAAGCGGATGCATCGTACAGGCAAATCCGGGAAGGGTTATCTATGATAACCACAGCACGCCCAGAGGAAGCTATATCAAGGGTGATTACAGTATGCTTGGGGTTGATTTACTGGGAGCCTATTCTGCTATAAACAACCCTGATGATTTCATTCAGGTTGGGTTTTCAAAAAGTCACGATTATGGAATAAAATGGACAGGCAATAGGTATGCATCTGTGCAAAGAGGAATGTATGGAATAGGCAGCCCTGTTGACTACGGAAATTTTACCCTGAGTGGATTAAAAACGGTTGGTCCTTTGTACTTAAGTGGCTTTGGGTGGTTTGCTTGGGATTCGTATGACCCTTATGCAGACAGTAAAGCGGAGAGGCTTCCCTGGGGGATGGGGAGTATCAAAATAGGATCACACTCATCAAACCGATCTCTCACCATTGGCAGAGCACATCAGTTCTTTGGCAGTGGCAAACAGGTTATTTCCACCGTGCATACTACCCGCTCCTATTTAGACAACAATGAGATTGCTGTTGATCTTGACACAATTCTTACCGGCCCGGTCACGGTAAAACTTTCTGCCCGTATAAATCATGACAGATGGAACGGCTTGGTATCACAACAGGAAAACAGAAGAGTTGTTTTATCTTACAAATCAGAAGGGACAGAGACAGGGTTTCACCTCAATCCTTCATTTTCAATACAGACCAACCCTTTTTCAGTCAGACTGAACCTGCTCACTTCAGCAATTAACTATTCTGACAGTACTCAGTTTATTGCAGACGCAGGGACATCTGTAAACTATAGTGGTCGTAATTTTCAAACCGGCCTACATCTGGGCCGGATAACTTCACGCCCAGATATCAGGGGAGTCCCTGCTTTCGGATTCCGAAAGCAGCTCAACCGTACCTATATCGCGTCGCTTCCCTTTTTCCTTCGATATGGGGTGATAACACGGTTAGGTATACAGCCCTATATCCGCTACAGTACAAATGCACCACAACTTGATCCTTTAACCAATGTGTGGTCCCACACTAAAACTTCACATCTGAGAGCTTATGGGACAGATTTTAGCGTTCATATCAAACCCTCACCCCAGGTAGGGCTTACTACTGCCATTAACCTTGCCGAAGCCCGCAGAGATGGGGAGGCCCGGGATGTAATCTCATATGAATGGCATATACCCTGGACATTGCGCACCAGTCTTCACCTTAGTTCAAGAAATGACCGGTTTCATCTTTACGCAGACTACATTCGTACCAAAGGGCTTCCATACTACAATTTTGATAAATCTACATACGAGGCATTGCCTGTTTATCACAGTATCGACCTCAACGCTCAGTTTCACGCCATTAAAGGCCCTCCTCAGCGTTTCGTAAATAAACTTGCCTGCTATGTAACCATTAAAAACCTGCAGGACTTTATTACCGGGGTATCAAATGTCCGTGATTTTTACTGGGATTCAAACAACAGAAAACAATCGATATTCTTAGGCCACGGGAGAATCGATGTAGGTGCGAGATTTGGGATAAGTCTTTAGCTAAAGCAGGCCCCAGCTGCTATGGTGGGGGATTACCAGAAATTTTTGTTTCCGGTTTTTCTCTCACTTTCCGCTCACACTGCCTGTCCTGAGCTCCCAGTCGAAGGGAGTATCCCGATTTCCGAAT
This window encodes:
- a CDS encoding Iron-sulfur flavoprotein, which gives rise to MKVVGVCGSPKKENSTTLFGLEQAMKAVKQCGVETEIVQLSHHTFSGCIDCGKCREKYTCSLNDDFTKVLLPALKDQDVKGLILASPVYFGGVTSQMKMFIDRCVLFRRNGFRFENLIAGVLAVGRSRNGGQELTAIDLVKNAMIQGMTVVSDASPTSHFGGILWSGNPGGIENDEVGIKTAENLGKRVGELVKKVFG